The following proteins are encoded in a genomic region of Hirundo rustica isolate bHirRus1 chromosome 15, bHirRus1.pri.v3, whole genome shotgun sequence:
- the LDAF1 gene encoding lipid droplet assembly factor 1 has product MSKEMQELQKQWHSVMQTIHSNANVVAFMNSRVGQYLDDHPFVALSLLMFIAVSAIPVGFFLVFVVTTAVMACIGVIVMEGVVIAIGGIALLCVLCGLGALSLGVSGVLSVSYVALSTLVNYWCASRGQIRKQDVNGSLPQKQPGLDLSANTGKSE; this is encoded by the exons ATGTCCAAAGAAATGCAGGAACTACAGAAGCAATGGCACTCCGTGATGCAGACCATCCACAGCAACGCAAAT GTCGTTGCCTTTATGAATTCTCGCGTTGGCCAATATTTAGATGACCATCCTTTTGTTGCCTTATCACTCCTGATGTTTATTGCAGTGTCAGCTATTCCTGTTggatttttcctggtttttgttGTTACAACAGCTGTAATGGCCTGTATTGGTGTGATAGTCATGGAAG GTGTTGTCATAGCCATAGGTGGCATagctctgctgtgtgtgctgtgtgggCTGGGAGCCCTGTCCCTGGGAGTTTCTGGAGTGCTGAGTGTTTCTTACGTTGCGCTTTCAACTCTGGTCAACTACTGGTGTGCATCCAG GGGTCAGATAAGGAAGCAGGATGTTAATGGAAGCTTACCACAGAAGCAGCCTGGCTTGGATCTTTCTGCCAATACTGGAAAGAGTGAATAA
- the ZP2 gene encoding zona pellucida sperm-binding protein 2 encodes MGFEQQCWSTSRMWLLLLFGFLLCLAPCADGLGDQDFLENVTCHRDGVEVEFSRELSNYSWHVCVVDERGEAIVSCDPTVDYERLILSVLFVNCTSLQHGQHQLWLKLMVNDTMGEEMNITYSTHCHSIHGDEVTTPVFAGATNCTKDFMAVTFPGLMSSLSNEHMVPAAPMSWNLSVDDGTRTQQLSLGQAMQQGYNFLVDGHNLIFQVAFAATGVVSYKHDEKVLYTVALKLTYGPPEHRLTVASRMLCAPGPAICNATHMTVAIPAFPGILMDVDVENKTIPMDQLQESGITLDTQRGVRLYISRRALKSRLPGESCSGLQYYMSSLKLVFHFHGEAVAMVMQPECPCEQHTPIAAVCTQDGYMDFEVLAESTTPLLDLDTLRLRDPVCRPAYKSPLKDRARFHVPLNGCGTRHWFDGERIHYENEVRALWTDLPLSRISRDSELRLTVMCSFSNGDASLTIKVDNLSPPPSSVNQGSLSLVLLSYPEDSYRQPYREDQYPIVRYLRQPIFLEVQVLNRNDPNLHLVLDDCWATASRDPRSLPQWNIVVDGCEYDLDSYRTVFHPVGHGVSYANYRQRLEVKTFAFVSGDKAVPGLVYFHCSVLICHRFHPDSPLCIPRCPRPSRSKRESGMAAVSSAVVSLGGPVLFVPEEWSAAQGSTLLSKEAWAGIAMTAVGVLSLATLAFLKCLKRRVYMVNVVC; translated from the exons ATGGGGTttgagcagcagtgctggagcaccTCAAGGATGTG GTTGCTGCTCCTGTTTGGATTTTTGCTGTGCTTAGCCCCCTGTGCTGATGGCCTGGGGGATCAGGATTTCTTGG AGAATGTGACCTGCCATAGAGATGGGGTAGAAGTGGAGTTTTCCAGAGAGCTTAGCAACTACTCCTGGCACGTGTGTGTTGTTG ATGAGCGTGGTGAGGCGATCGTGTCCTGTGACCCCACTGTGGATTATGAGAGGCTGATACTCAGTGTCCTGTTTGTCAACTGCACCAGCCTGCAG catggTCAGCACCAGCTCTGGTTGAAGCTGATGGTGAATGACACAATGGGAGAGGAGATGAATATCACCTACAGCACTCACTGCCACAGCATTCATGGAGATGAAGTCACTACTCCTGTGTTTGCTGGTGCAACGAACTGCACAAAAGACTTCATGGCA GTTACCTTCCCAGGTCTCATGTCAAGTCTCAGCAATGAGCATATG GTTCCAGCAGCTCCAATGTCCTGGAATCTGTCAGTTGATGATGGAACCAGAACACAACAGCTGAGCCTCGGGCAAGCAATGCAGCAAGGCTATAACTTTCTAGTTGATGGCCACAACCTGATCTTTCAGGTGGCCTTTGCTGCCACTGGAGTTGTGTCCTACAAG CACGATGAGAAGGTGCTCTACACTGTGGCACTCAAGCTCACGTATGGCCCTCCTGAGCACAGACTGACTGTGGCATCAAGAATGCTTTGTGCTCCAG GTCCAGCAATCTGTAATGCAACACACATGACTGTTGCCATCCCAGCCTTCCCAGGGATCCTTATGGATGTGGATGTAGAGAATAAGACCATCCCCATGGATCAGCTTCAGGAAAGTGGAATCACTCTGGACACACAGAGAGGGGTCAGGCTGTATATTAGCAGGAGAGCCTTGAAGTCCAGG CTACCTGGGGAGAGCTGCTCAGGACTTCAGTACTACATGTCCTCTTTGAAACTGGTCTTTCACTTCCATGGGGAGGCTGTGGCAATGGTGATGCAGCCTGAGTGCCCCTGTGAGCAGCACACACCAATTG CTGCTGTATGCACCCAGGATGGGTACATGGATTTTGAAGTCCTTGCTGAGAGTACCACACCCCTGCTGGATTTGGATACGCTCAGGCTCAGGGATCCTGTGTGCCGCCCAGCCTACAAGTCCCCTCTGAAGGACAGGGCTCGGTTTCACGTCCCGCTGAATGGCTGTGGGACCAGGCACTGG TTTGATGGGGAGCGGATTCATTACGAGAATGAGGTGAGGGCATTATGGACAGACCTTCCCCTGAGCAGGATCTCAAGGGACAGTGAACTCAG GTTAACAGTCATGTGCTCCTTCAGCAATGGTGATGCCTCCCTCACTATAAAAGTAGACAACCTTTCTCCTCCACCTTCTTCAGTGAATCAAGGTTCTCTCTCCTTAGTTCTTCTGAGCTACCCAG AGGACTCGTACAGGCAGCCATACCGTGAGGATCAGTATCCCATAGTGAGGTACCTGCGGCAGCCCATCTTCCTGGAAGTTCAGGTCCTGAACCGCAATGACCCCAACCTCCACTTGGTACTGGATGACTGCTGGGCAACGGCCTCACGAGATCCAAGATCTCTGCCCCAGTGGAATATTGTTGTAGATGG CTGTGAGTATGACCTAGACAGCTACAGGACTGTGTTTCACCCCGTGGGACATGGTGTCAGCTATGCTAACTATCGCCAAAGGTTGGAAGTGAAGACTTTTGCCTTTGTCTCTGGTGACAAAGCTGTTCCTGGCCTG GTGTACTTCCACTGCAGTGTTCTGATCTGCCACCGTTTTCACCCAGACTCCCCCCTGTGCATCCCAAGGTGCCCACGGCCATCTAGAAGCAAGCGAG AAAGTGGGATGGCAgctgtgagctctgctgtggtgaGCCTGGGGGGCCCTGTCCTCTTTGTGCCAGAAGAGTGGTCTGCAGCCCAAG GGAGCACTCTCCTGAGCAAGGAGGCATGGGCTGGCATTGCAATGACTGCTGTTGGTGTTCTCTCTCTGGCCACACTGGCTTTTCTTAAATGCCTAAAGAGAAGAGTGTACATGGTAAATGTGGTATGTTAA